A part of Biomphalaria glabrata chromosome 3, xgBioGlab47.1, whole genome shotgun sequence genomic DNA contains:
- the LOC129925106 gene encoding ankyrin repeat and SAM domain-containing protein 3-like produces the protein MQGVSALMEAASFGNYDIIRALHVKSYDLEFSDNNGWTPLMFASFSGDCFAVEFLLEKGANIDAFSNLGATSLIIASDHGKENVVSLLLRRGANVNAKSIHGMTALCYSARKGHTRISELLIESGADVNHEDYLKKTALMYAVLLKDLESVNYL, from the coding sequence ATGCAAGGTGTCTCTGCTTTGATGGAAGCAGCCTCATTCGGAAATTATGACATTATCAGAGCTCTTCATGTAAAGAGCTATGACCTAGAGTTTTCAGACAATAATGGCTGGACACCATTAATGTTCGCTTCTTTTTCTGGAGACTGCTTTGCAGTTGAATTTCTGTTAGAAAAGGGAGCTAACATCGATGCTTTTTCCAACCTGGGTGCAACTTCATTGATTATCGCTTCAGATCATGGTAAAGAAAATGTAGTGTCTTTGTTACTTAGGCGTGGTGCAAATGTAAATGCCAAAAGTATACATGGGATGACAGCATTGTGTTACTCTGCAAGGAAGGGGCACACACGTATTTCAGAACTACTCATTGAAAGTGGCGCAGATGTGAATCATGAAGATTACCTGAAAAAGACAGCTTTAATGTATGCAGTTCTGTTGAAAGATCTAGAGAGTGTAAATTACTTATAA
- the LOC129924904 gene encoding ankyrin homolog, whose product MEFSQLQEIFHEIQTFMSQVMQIRTEPTETLQALGLLEHNYEALKNMLMISDYKKELERAELNDLTNLTSDLDKLEVNFDVTYLMICAMFGYEEKGKELLLRGASVNQQNRQGLTALMFASMFQFDEFVRMLLENGADVNLKDNRQMDALMWAVLQGHDDITQILLDHGADVLSKTPSRLDALHISVEKGFTSIVEMLLERNVCVSSKSLDGWTPLMRSARLQDSKIAKLLLQRNLNVNETTFQGITALHISVMYQNLKCIRRLLKRGANINCKDIMGLTPLMYAAGFDNVQVICTLFENGATKSINDVNNTNQSALFRAVIGNVENIVHLLISAGATTNIFDINDFSPIIYASYNQRTSIVEQLLKHKDSAWHKSNEFETCLRLAVSKNDVGTTKCLLNVQNVEQILSDRKKLNTTILSVAVMNGNKDMAKLLLGAGADVNAVNGLLQSVLFTSITQKDVDMATLLVQKYGADVNLKDFRGDTPLILAASSNNKPMVDLLLS is encoded by the coding sequence ATGGAGTTCAGTCAACTGCAAGAAATCTTTCACGAGATACAGACATTTATGTCTCAAGTAATGCAGATTAGAACTGAGCCAACTGAAACGTTACAGGCGCTAGGTTTACTTGAACACAATTACGAGGCTTTGAAAAATATGCTAATGATCTCGGATTATAAGAAGGAGCTTGAACGAGCGGAACTTAATGACCTTACAAATTTAACTTCTGATCTCGATAAGCTCGAAGTGAATTTCGATGTGACCTATTTGATGATTTGCGCCATGTTCGGCTATGAGGAAAAGGGAAAAGAGCTTCTTCTAAGAGGAGCGAGTGTGAACCAACAAAATCGACAAGGTCTGACTGCGCTGATGTTTGCCTCCATGTTTCAGTTCGATGAGTTTGTTCGGATGTTGTTAGAGAACGGAGCAGATGTCAACCTTAAAGATAATCGACAGATGGACGCGCTGATGTGGGCTGTTCTACAAGGACATGATGACATTACTCAGATTCTGTTAGACCATGGTGCTGACGTACTTAGTAAAACTCCCAGTAGATTGGACGCTCTACATATTTCTGTTGAGAAAGGTTTTACTAGTATCGTTGAAATGCTTCTGGAAAGAAATGTATGTGTTTCATCCAAGTCATTAGATGGTTGGACTCCTCTTATGAGAAGTGCTCGCTTGCAAGATTCTAAGATTGCCAAACTACTTTTACAGAGGAATCTCAATGTCAATGAAACAACATTTCAAGGAATTACTGCATTGCATATAAGTGTAATGTATCAAAATTTGAAATGCATACGCCGCCTTCTTAAGCGAGGGGCTAACATTAACTGTAAGGACATTATGGGACTGACACCTTTAATGTATGCTGCAGGTTTTGACAACGTACAAGTGATCTGCACACTCTTTGAAAATGGAGCAACTAAATCTATAAATGATGTTAATAACACAAACCAAAGTGCACTGTTTCGAGCTGTGATCGGAAATGTAGAGAATATAGTTCATCTTTTAATAAGTGCAGGGGCCACGACTAATATATTTGACATAAATGACTTTTCTCCAATTATCTATGCAAGTTATAATCAGCGCACAAGCATTGTGGAGCAGTTATTAAAACACAAAGACAGTGCATGGCACAAAAGTAATGAGTTTGAAACCTGTCTACGTTTGGCCGTCAGCAAAAATGACGTAGGAACCACAAAATGTTTGCTGAACGTTCAAAATGTAGAACAAATTCTGTCAGACCGCAAAAAATTGAACACTACAATTCTATCTGTTGCTGTGATGAATGGGAATAAAGACATGGCTAAACTTTTGCTGGGCGCCGGTGCAGATGTCAACGCTGTAAATGGTCTACTACAATCTGTATTATTTACCAGTATCACCCAGAAAGACGTTGATATGGCTACTCTATTGGTTCAAAAATATGGTGCCGATGTTAATTTGAAAGACTTCAGAGGTGATACGCCTCTTATTTTAGCAGCATCTTCAAATAACAAACCAATGGTTGACTTATTGCTGAGTTAA